The following proteins are co-located in the Haloplanus sp. HW8-1 genome:
- a CDS encoding peroxiredoxin family protein has translation MTERVQEFSLPNVAVGPNPFSLSALSEDVSFVVLFFQRDYYCTNCRKQVQQLADRIDEFRERDAEVVSIVPEPVERVEQWQESYDLPYPLLADPNTEAGDAYDQPVRFGLLGRFSDFFGRMPEVVIIDRRGTEPKVVYVHRGSSTFDRPEIDEILDEIDESSQT, from the coding sequence ATGACCGAACGAGTCCAGGAGTTCTCGCTCCCGAACGTCGCTGTCGGACCGAATCCGTTCTCCCTCTCTGCGCTTTCGGAAGACGTCTCGTTCGTCGTCCTCTTTTTTCAGCGCGATTATTACTGTACGAACTGCCGGAAGCAAGTTCAGCAACTCGCAGATCGTATCGACGAGTTCCGAGAGCGCGATGCCGAGGTTGTCTCCATCGTTCCGGAACCGGTCGAACGCGTCGAACAGTGGCAGGAGTCGTACGATCTACCCTACCCGTTGTTGGCGGACCCCAACACGGAAGCAGGAGATGCGTACGATCAGCCGGTCCGGTTCGGCCTCCTCGGTCGGTTTTCCGATTTCTTCGGCCGGATGCCCGAAGTGGTCATCATCGATAGACGTGGTACGGAGCCGAAAGTCGTGTACGTCCACCGGGGGTCCTCGACGTTCGATAGACCCGAAATTGACGAGATTCTCGACGAGATCGACGAATCCTCACAAACCTAG
- a CDS encoding DUF547 domain-containing protein gives MTGSSPAVRSSTPGVDSTPTALAQDLLVACRRGDPTERYRTALAEATDADLHRVREDRRTGLAFWLNCYNAGTQLLLEERSDLYESPLRFVRFFHASAVTVAGTSLPLDRIENGLLRGGRSKYGLGYLPKINVTNFERRYRLDDCDPRIHFALNCGAESCPAIRAYEPDRVDEQLDLATRSYLDATVAYDSGANTVLVPRVFLWFRGDFGGGSGIRELLRAYDAIPDDATPKIRYDSWDWTKAAGKFAE, from the coding sequence ATGACCGGTTCGAGCCCGGCGGTCAGGTCGTCAACGCCGGGGGTCGACAGCACACCGACGGCACTCGCACAGGACCTGCTCGTCGCGTGCCGGCGTGGCGATCCGACCGAACGGTACCGGACCGCGCTCGCCGAAGCCACGGACGCCGACCTCCACCGGGTCCGTGAGGACCGACGAACGGGGCTGGCGTTCTGGCTCAACTGCTACAACGCGGGGACCCAACTCCTCCTCGAGGAGCGCTCCGATCTCTACGAGAGCCCGCTTCGATTCGTTCGGTTCTTTCACGCATCGGCAGTCACGGTCGCCGGCACCTCGCTGCCGTTAGACCGCATCGAGAACGGGCTCTTGCGCGGTGGTCGCTCGAAGTATGGACTGGGTTATCTCCCGAAAATCAACGTCACGAACTTCGAGCGACGCTACCGGCTCGACGACTGTGATCCGCGAATCCACTTCGCGCTGAACTGCGGAGCCGAGAGCTGTCCAGCGATCCGCGCGTACGAACCGGACCGCGTCGACGAGCAATTGGATCTGGCGACCCGTAGCTACCTCGACGCGACGGTGGCGTACGATTCGGGTGCCAATACCGTTCTCGTGCCACGCGTGTTCCTGTGGTTCCGTGGGGACTTCGGTGGGGGGTCGGGGATCCGTGAACTGTTGCGTGCGTACGACGCGATTCCCGACGACGCGACGCCGAAGATCCGATACGACTCGTGGGATTGGACGAAAGCGGCTGGCAAGTTCGCGGAGTAG
- a CDS encoding radical SAM protein, translating into MNGSDTLATTTSLCPDCLETVPGRYEEREGGVFLTRECPDHGSASRQVWGSLDHWEWAADFGPTPEYDGGDLTVDPDHACLAIVEVTEGCNLSCSYCFASSGPGGAHRSPEEIDALLDTVADAGGRPIQFSGGEPTIRDDLPDLVERARSKGIDHVEVNTNGIRLATEDGYAGSLADAGVTAVYLQFDGLTSETYERIREVDLVEEKHAAIEACRSADLPIVLVPTVVPGVNDHEMGDIVRFALENRDVVRSVNFQPVAHFGRYERNDGRFALDDATRLLAEQIETLDPRDMLPAPCCSAYCQIGTAFVPRDTDPSDVGNSDIDRSDDRGCGDECADVDSFVPLTQYVDDRLWDTLSGLVDEGDYMELLAGTAAGEEWACKTAGCCGIDVPGGVEGLFDEVVPVSFTGFMDADAADVNRLNNCCLSVPTTEGELVPFCGYNMTTEDGDYALRNRNDWGGRTTVEDPQPPSETTVGYRGDGTTTDGGCTPDESGDGCDR; encoded by the coding sequence GTGAACGGAAGCGACACGCTCGCGACGACGACCAGTCTCTGTCCGGACTGCCTCGAAACGGTTCCCGGCCGCTACGAGGAACGGGAGGGGGGCGTCTTCCTCACGCGGGAGTGTCCGGATCACGGCTCGGCCAGTCGGCAGGTCTGGGGATCGCTGGACCACTGGGAGTGGGCCGCCGACTTCGGTCCGACCCCGGAGTACGACGGCGGCGATCTGACCGTCGACCCCGACCACGCCTGTCTGGCGATCGTCGAGGTCACGGAGGGCTGTAACCTCTCGTGTTCCTACTGTTTCGCCAGTTCCGGTCCCGGCGGTGCACACCGATCGCCAGAAGAAATCGACGCGTTGCTGGACACCGTGGCCGACGCGGGCGGTCGCCCGATACAGTTCTCCGGCGGCGAACCCACGATCAGGGACGACCTGCCGGACCTCGTCGAGCGTGCTCGGAGCAAGGGAATCGACCACGTCGAGGTGAACACGAACGGAATCCGCCTGGCGACAGAAGACGGCTACGCAGGGTCGCTCGCCGACGCCGGCGTCACCGCAGTGTACCTGCAGTTCGACGGCCTGACGAGCGAGACCTACGAGCGGATCCGCGAGGTCGACCTCGTCGAGGAAAAACACGCGGCGATCGAGGCTTGCCGGAGCGCCGATCTACCGATCGTCCTCGTTCCGACAGTCGTACCCGGTGTCAACGATCACGAGATGGGTGACATCGTTCGATTCGCCCTGGAGAACAGGGACGTCGTCCGCTCGGTCAACTTCCAGCCGGTGGCACACTTCGGTCGCTACGAAAGGAACGATGGTCGGTTCGCTCTAGACGACGCCACGCGACTGCTGGCCGAGCAGATCGAGACGCTCGATCCCCGAGATATGCTGCCCGCACCGTGCTGTTCGGCGTACTGTCAGATCGGGACCGCCTTCGTTCCCAGAGACACGGACCCGAGCGACGTGGGCAACTCGGACATCGATCGATCGGATGACCGTGGCTGTGGCGACGAGTGCGCGGACGTTGACTCGTTCGTTCCACTGACGCAGTACGTCGACGACCGACTCTGGGACACGCTCTCCGGACTGGTCGACGAGGGCGACTACATGGAACTGCTGGCTGGCACCGCCGCCGGGGAGGAGTGGGCCTGCAAGACTGCCGGCTGCTGTGGAATCGACGTTCCTGGCGGTGTCGAGGGACTGTTCGACGAGGTCGTCCCGGTGTCGTTCACGGGGTTCATGGACGCCGACGCGGCCGACGTGAACCGGTTGAACAACTGTTGTCTCTCGGTGCCGACGACAGAGGGCGAGTTGGTCCCGTTCTGTGGCTACAACATGACGACCGAGGACGGCGACTACGCACTCCGGAACCGCAACGACTGGGGCGGTCGGACCACAGTCGAGGACCCTCAACCCCCAAGTGAGACCACTGTCGGCTATCGGGGCGACGGGACGACCACCGATGGGGGATGTACTCCGGACGAGAGCGGAGACGGATGCGACCGATGA
- a CDS encoding methyltransferase domain-containing protein: MNGLLDAALANPWGTLDTVLDGPLHPGGTEATVRLLDRADVGAGTRILDVGCGAGDALTVARERGADAVGVDPDPASDATRVVRGDATTLPVRDGTIDVLLAECVLCLTDLPVALGEAHRVLEGGGRLALSDVVVDGDGPAVPDRVAEALCLDGAGGRDRLLRQVSDAGFDVETVSDHRDELLVMRDRVVDRVDYEGILGLLGERGQRALEAIEELETAVDAGDVSYVSLVARA, translated from the coding sequence ATGAACGGACTCCTCGACGCTGCCCTCGCGAACCCGTGGGGAACGCTCGACACGGTACTCGACGGGCCGCTCCATCCGGGCGGAACCGAGGCGACGGTGCGGTTGCTCGACCGAGCCGACGTCGGGGCCGGAACACGGATACTGGACGTCGGCTGTGGGGCCGGCGACGCGCTGACCGTGGCCCGGGAACGCGGTGCCGACGCCGTTGGTGTCGACCCCGACCCGGCATCGGACGCTACTCGGGTGGTCCGGGGGGATGCGACGACGCTGCCCGTCCGGGACGGGACGATAGACGTCCTGCTCGCGGAGTGTGTGCTCTGTCTCACGGACCTCCCCGTCGCCCTCGGTGAAGCCCACCGCGTCCTCGAGGGCGGCGGTCGGCTGGCCCTCTCGGACGTCGTCGTCGACGGCGACGGGCCCGCGGTTCCCGATCGGGTGGCTGAGGCGCTCTGTCTCGACGGGGCGGGGGGTCGTGACCGCCTCCTGAGGCAGGTGAGTGACGCCGGATTCGACGTGGAGACGGTGTCCGATCACCGCGACGAACTCCTCGTGATGCGTGACCGAGTGGTCGACCGCGTCGACTACGAGGGGATACTCGGTCTGCTGGGTGAACGCGGTCAGCGTGCCTTGGAGGCCATCGAAGAACTCGAAACGGCGGTCGACGCCGGAGACGTGAGCTACGTCTCGCTCGTCGCGAGGGCGTAA
- a CDS encoding DUF3179 domain-containing protein — translation MGFTRRRLLLTVGLSALAGCTGGADPGSSGVSATTAASSAAGSTSVTDGAVPTAKETLTLPMDPSELESLAVSGGPPKDGIPSIDDPSFVGPDDVDFLDPGDPVFGVALNGDVKAYPQKILVQHEIVNDRLGDLPVAVTYCPLTGTVQGFERGGTTFGVSGRLLNNNLIMYDRATEAWWPQILATSIPGPWNSAPGTRSLREFRLVWTTWEQWRDRSPDTQVLSTETGFAKNYGRDPYGSYNPPRGYYANEHTLFETLEDGDRFSRKRVFMGARTADGAVAFDKSTLLDEGVMTGELSETPIVAVADTRLDTGYVYLNPDERTVMIDGRTVLVGESSYEPDALPLAEIHTFDAMWFAWHGYYPDTHVYA, via the coding sequence ATGGGATTCACTCGACGACGCCTCCTGCTGACAGTCGGCCTCAGTGCGCTCGCGGGGTGTACCGGCGGTGCAGACCCTGGATCGTCCGGAGTGTCGGCCACGACAGCAGCGTCGAGTGCCGCCGGATCGACGTCGGTCACCGACGGAGCCGTCCCGACTGCAAAGGAGACGCTAACACTGCCGATGGATCCCAGCGAACTCGAATCACTCGCGGTCTCGGGTGGTCCACCTAAAGACGGGATTCCATCCATCGACGATCCTTCGTTCGTCGGACCGGACGATGTCGATTTCCTCGACCCCGGTGATCCCGTGTTCGGCGTCGCACTGAACGGTGACGTCAAAGCATACCCACAGAAGATTCTCGTTCAACACGAGATCGTCAACGACCGCCTCGGTGACCTCCCCGTCGCAGTGACGTACTGTCCACTCACCGGGACCGTCCAGGGGTTCGAGCGTGGGGGGACGACCTTCGGCGTCTCCGGCCGTCTGCTCAACAACAATCTGATCATGTACGATCGGGCTACTGAGGCCTGGTGGCCCCAGATTCTCGCCACGTCGATACCCGGGCCGTGGAATTCGGCCCCCGGAACTAGATCGTTACGGGAGTTCAGACTCGTGTGGACGACCTGGGAGCAGTGGCGCGACCGCTCTCCCGATACGCAGGTCCTCTCGACGGAGACAGGGTTCGCAAAAAACTACGGTAGAGATCCGTACGGCTCCTACAATCCGCCCAGGGGGTACTATGCCAACGAGCACACGCTCTTCGAAACGCTCGAAGACGGCGACCGATTCAGCCGGAAACGCGTGTTCATGGGTGCCCGGACTGCGGACGGGGCCGTCGCGTTCGACAAATCTACGCTCCTCGACGAAGGGGTCATGACGGGCGAACTGAGCGAGACGCCGATAGTCGCAGTCGCCGACACGCGCCTAGATACCGGGTACGTCTACCTGAACCCCGACGAACGGACGGTCATGATCGACGGCAGGACCGTGTTGGTTGGAGAGTCCTCGTACGAACCGGACGCCCTGCCGCTCGCTGAGATCCACACGTTCGATGCGATGTGGTTCGCCTGGCACGGATACTATCCAGACACCCATGTCTACGCGTAA
- a CDS encoding redoxin domain-containing protein: protein MSATTFELETLGQRCRRSGSKRRLRLPISTQSFCCSSETTTAGSAGNRCKASPPATTTFIEERGIDYRLFSDPQNGVAEDYGIVNDLDGMAGISEPRPAAFLIDEERRVQYAWVAQKWPDFPDYDEIKDELAAL, encoded by the coding sequence GTGAGTGCCACGACATTCGAATTGGAAACGCTGGGGCAGCGTTGTCGCCGTTCCGGCTCGAAGAGACGGCTTCGACTCCCCATATCGACGCAGTCGTTCTGTTGCTCCAGCGAGACTACCACTGCCGGAAGTGCCGGCAACAGGTGCAAGGCGTCGCCGCCCGCTACGACGACGTTCATCGAGGAGCGCGGGATCGACTACCGGCTGTTCAGCGACCCGCAAAACGGCGTCGCCGAGGACTATGGCATCGTCAACGATCTCGATGGGATGGCAGGAATCAGCGAACCACGGCCTGCCGCGTTCCTCATAGACGAGGAACGGAGGGTTCAGTACGCCTGGGTGGCCCAGAAGTGGCCGGATTTCCCCGACTACGACGAGATCAAGGACGAACTCGCTGCCCTCTGA
- a CDS encoding universal stress protein — translation MHSPSLGGLLATDGETPDATSHVVGRFDGNQILVPLLTRAVPALTDQLKVATTLARATDASLTVINPVSTLSGTPNEYHHEISDGDEADLLEWVFDQTTESLPRVNGDCVYTRGVVTGVLQAVRTRNVDTLVVPGSSRERRLRMGITERIAAHADADVVVVNGRTGFTDPASILLPIAGGPHSGLAADVAASIATGSDAWIDILHVIDDDAPDQRRNEAEELVDDIYRRIGRPDTTTKWVLETTDTLAAITDQSRCYDLTIIGAPTKGRLRKFMFGSTNQSVRKHAGSVVLSVRNNSRR, via the coding sequence ATGCATTCGCCGTCGCTGGGTGGATTACTCGCAACCGACGGTGAGACGCCCGATGCGACATCCCACGTGGTAGGGCGATTCGATGGCAATCAGATTCTCGTTCCGCTCCTCACCCGAGCGGTTCCTGCGCTGACCGATCAGTTGAAAGTCGCAACGACGCTCGCACGCGCGACGGACGCCTCGCTGACGGTCATCAATCCGGTTAGTACTCTCTCAGGGACACCTAACGAATATCATCACGAGATATCCGACGGCGACGAAGCCGACCTTCTGGAGTGGGTGTTCGATCAGACCACCGAATCGCTTCCACGAGTGAACGGGGATTGTGTCTACACCCGCGGTGTCGTGACCGGCGTCCTCCAAGCAGTCAGAACGCGAAACGTGGATACCCTCGTCGTGCCCGGGAGCAGCCGTGAGCGTCGCCTCCGCATGGGCATCACCGAACGGATTGCGGCCCACGCCGATGCGGACGTGGTCGTCGTGAACGGTCGGACCGGATTCACGGATCCTGCATCGATTCTCCTCCCGATTGCTGGCGGCCCTCACTCGGGGCTAGCCGCCGATGTGGCCGCCTCTATCGCCACCGGCTCCGACGCTTGGATCGACATTCTACACGTTATCGACGATGACGCACCCGATCAGCGGCGAAACGAAGCCGAAGAGTTGGTAGACGACATCTACCGTCGGATCGGCCGCCCTGATACCACGACGAAGTGGGTACTCGAGACGACAGACACTCTGGCGGCGATCACCGACCAATCGCGGTGCTACGACCTCACGATCATCGGCGCTCCGACGAAAGGCCGTCTGCGGAAGTTCATGTTCGGATCGACGAATCAATCCGTCCGGAAACATGCCGGAAGCGTCGTGCTTTCGGTCCGAAACAACAGTCGACGCTAA
- a CDS encoding Glu/Leu/Phe/Val family dehydrogenase — MDTDLGPTGTETLCDVCTTELDRVSKVGRLADRELDLLRQPKRRINVNIPIRMDDGSVEVFPSFRIQYNTARGPTKGGIRYHPSVNADEVDELAFLMSLKCAVANIPFGGAKGGIQVDPSRLSEGELERLSRAYINEYHRNIGPETDIPAPDVNTDGRIMAWMRDEYESITGGQAPGVITGKPVELGGSEGREYATSLGGAVILDEFVDEVEMTRERTTVAVQGFGNVGSYLAKFLHERGYDVVAVSNVDGGIHDSSGIDMPALFDAYESSDDLFEFGAAEITNADLLTLDVDVLIPAAIENQITEANMAEVQADAVLEMANGPTTSRADEHLTERGIPVIPDILANAGGVTASYFEWVQNTTNEYWTEERVREKLATQLREAFADLREIKTASKTTRTWREAAYTRAVESVLQAEAYRGNVARADAERSD; from the coding sequence ATGGATACTGACCTCGGACCCACCGGGACGGAAACGCTCTGTGACGTGTGTACGACCGAACTGGATCGTGTATCGAAAGTCGGACGGCTCGCCGATCGGGAACTGGACCTCCTCCGACAGCCCAAACGTCGTATCAACGTGAACATCCCGATACGGATGGACGACGGGAGCGTGGAGGTGTTCCCCTCCTTCCGGATCCAGTACAACACCGCCCGTGGACCGACGAAAGGTGGGATTCGGTACCACCCGTCGGTGAACGCCGACGAAGTCGACGAACTGGCCTTCCTGATGTCGCTGAAGTGTGCCGTCGCCAACATCCCGTTCGGCGGCGCCAAAGGGGGGATACAGGTCGACCCGTCGCGGCTCTCGGAGGGCGAACTGGAGCGCCTTTCGCGAGCCTACATCAACGAGTACCACCGGAACATCGGCCCGGAGACGGACATCCCCGCGCCCGACGTGAACACCGACGGCCGGATCATGGCGTGGATGCGGGACGAATACGAGTCGATCACCGGGGGGCAGGCACCGGGCGTGATCACAGGGAAACCGGTCGAACTCGGCGGGAGCGAGGGCCGCGAATACGCGACCTCCCTCGGTGGGGCAGTGATCCTCGACGAGTTCGTGGACGAGGTGGAGATGACACGGGAGAGAACGACCGTCGCGGTTCAGGGGTTCGGAAACGTCGGCTCCTACCTCGCGAAGTTCCTTCACGAGCGCGGATACGATGTCGTTGCGGTCAGCAACGTCGACGGCGGAATCCACGATTCGAGCGGCATCGACATGCCGGCGCTGTTCGATGCGTACGAGTCGAGCGACGACCTATTCGAGTTCGGTGCGGCGGAGATTACCAACGCCGACCTGTTGACACTCGACGTCGACGTGCTGATTCCGGCCGCCATCGAGAATCAGATCACCGAGGCCAACATGGCGGAGGTGCAGGCGGACGCAGTGCTGGAGATGGCCAACGGCCCGACGACGTCGCGGGCGGATGAACACCTCACCGAGCGGGGGATTCCGGTGATCCCGGATATCCTCGCCAACGCCGGCGGGGTCACGGCGTCGTACTTCGAGTGGGTGCAGAACACGACGAACGAGTACTGGACGGAAGAGCGGGTGCGTGAGAAGTTGGCGACACAGCTCCGAGAAGCATTCGCCGACCTTCGAGAGATCAAGACAGCGTCGAAGACGACACGCACCTGGCGAGAAGCGGCGTACACGCGCGCCGTCGAGAGCGTGTTACAGGCAGAGGCGTACCGGGGCAACGTCGCGAGGGCCGACGCCGAACGATCGGACTGA
- a CDS encoding TRAM domain-containing protein encodes MEISEELECLFSASIVEQDGSSVIEVPERELQLGDLQQGETYRVALVSSPTQSESEQTEQAEPESQQQRQPPEPPVEEGETREVEIEDLGEQGDGITRVERGFVVIVPDTKKSERVNIEITDVRQNVAFAEVVDRLSYYE; translated from the coding sequence ATGGAGATTTCTGAAGAACTCGAATGTTTGTTTTCAGCCTCGATCGTAGAACAGGACGGGTCGTCCGTGATTGAGGTCCCCGAGCGCGAACTGCAACTGGGTGACCTACAGCAAGGAGAAACATATCGCGTCGCACTCGTATCTTCTCCGACACAGAGCGAGTCGGAACAGACCGAACAGGCTGAACCGGAATCACAGCAACAGCGTCAGCCACCGGAGCCACCAGTTGAGGAAGGTGAGACTCGGGAAGTCGAGATTGAAGACCTCGGCGAACAGGGTGATGGCATCACTCGAGTTGAACGTGGCTTCGTCGTAATCGTACCTGATACCAAAAAGAGTGAGCGAGTCAACATTGAGATCACCGATGTACGACAAAACGTCGCTTTCGCTGAGGTCGTCGACCGGTTGAGTTACTACGAGTGA
- a CDS encoding DUF7342 family protein, with amino-acid sequence MDSTYIKTKPERYCMTEDESNSESLIERQTTGEDRVRMTARQLSEPRTANWIASEAGWSHEPTKRVLERLVDDGILHRDESGTHTTYYPDYRRQAMQEAMRLRDSGHTVEELTDRLADMKTQIRDWEDEFDVESPNQLRGTLADESLDADEETRRREIAREWEHLQRRIQIVGFAIREWDFLTPTTESAEANS; translated from the coding sequence ATGGACTCAACCTATATTAAGACAAAGCCCGAACGATATTGTATGACCGAAGACGAGTCGAACTCCGAGAGCTTGATCGAACGCCAGACCACGGGTGAAGACCGGGTTCGGATGACCGCCCGGCAGCTGTCGGAGCCGCGGACGGCCAACTGGATCGCCTCCGAAGCGGGCTGGTCACACGAACCAACCAAGCGCGTCCTTGAACGGCTCGTCGACGACGGTATTCTCCATCGTGACGAGAGCGGCACCCACACGACGTACTACCCTGATTATCGCCGTCAGGCGATGCAGGAAGCGATGCGTCTTCGAGACAGTGGGCACACTGTCGAAGAGCTCACCGACCGTCTCGCCGATATGAAGACGCAGATCCGCGACTGGGAAGACGAATTCGACGTTGAGTCACCGAACCAACTTCGCGGAACGCTCGCTGACGAGTCCCTTGACGCTGACGAGGAAACCCGTCGCCGTGAGATTGCCCGTGAGTGGGAGCACCTGCAGCGACGTATCCAGATCGTTGGCTTCGCCATCCGCGAATGGGACTTCCTCACTCCAACGACAGAATCTGCTGAGGCCAACAGCTAA